A genomic region of Populus nigra chromosome 11, ddPopNigr1.1, whole genome shotgun sequence contains the following coding sequences:
- the LOC133668268 gene encoding loganic acid O-methyltransferase-like translates to MGASATTTPELYAMNGGDGRFSYAKNSFLQGHSVSASNGKIGEVIAEKLDLKILLSTSKTIRIVDVGCSVGPNTFSAIQNIIESIERKYQAQYLNMNHKPEFQVFFNDLTSNDFNTLFSSLPPNRQYFAAGVPGSFHGRLFPEGSIHVFYSSIALHILSKVPEELLDKNSPSWNKGRIHYINAPDEVVNAYATQYAKGIEIFLDARAKEMVSGGMAVMIFPANPTGIPYSQTFTGAMFELLESSLLDLAKEGKISEAQVDSFNLPMYVPSLEEMMELVQKNGCFDIEKMELTSPGVHASMTNTSSMGKAIVMHVRAGMERMLIQHFGSEIIDELFNRYAKKFEEFPHHVLPSKKVQLFVVLKRK, encoded by the exons ATGGGGGCCAGCGCTACCACAACGCCGGAGTTGTATGCAATGAATGGTGGAGATGGCAGATTTAGTTACGCCAAAAACTCCTTTTTGCAG GGACATAGTGTAAGTGCTTCAAATGGAAAAATTGGCGAGGTAATTGCTGAGAAGCTTGACCTGAAAATTCTGCTTTCTACTTCAAAGACTATACGTATTGTAGATGTTGGATGTTCGGTTGGACCAAATACTTTCTCAgcaatacaaaatataatagaATCTATAGAAAGGAAGTATCAAGCACAATACCTCAACATGAATCACAAGCCTGAATTCCAAGTATTCTTTAATGATCTAACATCAAATGATTTCAACACTCTGTTCTCCTCTCTCCCTCCCAATAGGCAATACTTTGCAGCGGGCGTGCCAGGGTCTTTCCATGGCCGATTGTTTCCTGAGGGTtctattcatgttttttattcttctattGCACTCCATATCCTCTCCAAGGTGCCCGAAGAGTTACTAGACAAGAACTCTCCATCATGGAACAAGGGGCGGATTCACTATATTAATGCCCCAGATGAAGTGGTAAATGCTTATGCTACCCAATATGCTAAGGGCATAGAGATCTTTTTAGATGCTAGAGCAAAAGAGATGGTGTCTGGAGGGATGGCAGTGATGATCTTCCCAGCCAACCCAACAGGGATCCCTTATTCCCAAACATTTACAGGGGCCATGTTTGAACTTTTGGAGTCCAGCTTACTGGATTTGGCAAAAGAG GGGAAGATAAGCGAAGCTCAAGTGGACTCTTTTAACTTGCCAATGTATGTACCATCTCTTGAGGAGATGATGGAGCTTGTACAGAAGAATGGATGCTTTGACATTGAAAAAATGGAGCTGACAAGTCCAGGAGTCCACGCATCAATGACTAACACCTCCAGCATGGGGAAGGCAATCGTGATGCACGTAAGAGCTGGCATGGAGAGAATGCTCATTCAACACTTTGGAAGtgaaattattgatgaattGTTTAACCGATACGCTAAAAAATTTGAGGAGTTTCCTCACCATGTGCTGCCAAGCAAGAAAGTTcaactttttgttgttttgaaacgCAAGTGA